The Nicotiana tabacum cultivar K326 chromosome 14, ASM71507v2, whole genome shotgun sequence genome contains a region encoding:
- the LOC142169162 gene encoding uncharacterized protein LOC142169162 encodes MMVETGQKPGRGQLYLATRRNEDGSYVNEAAKEICEKIELALSQSTVDEYKISPNDVVGKVLGKEHSGRVRCLGLEVVPGRAFRQIRPRYSDLNASSYNNGSCSSQC; translated from the exons ATG ATGGTTGAGACTGGACAAAAGCCTGGACGAGGACAGCTTTATCTCGCTACACGTAGGAATGAAGATGGATCATATGTTAATGAGGCAGCAAAAGAGATATGT GAAAAAATTGAACTAGCATTGAGCCAAAGCACCGTGGATGAGTATAAAATTTCGCCAAATGATGTTGTTGGTAAGGTGTTGGGAAAAGAGCACTCTGGAAGGGTAAGGTGCTTAGGATTAGAAGTTGTTCCTGGCAGAGCTTTTAGACAAATAAGACCTCGTTATAGTGATTTGAATGCTTCAAGTTATAATAATGGTTCATGTTCTTCCCAATGCTAA